In the genome of [Mycoplasma] phocae, one region contains:
- a CDS encoding MAG3240 family lipoprotein has protein sequence MRNRKKFLIFLPLILLPVPTLAAACQQTQKGIQIDENIINKKYLSNLTLQQIASLNEIKQFLFNNEKGNKVYLSVKQIDERQNDLIFENDLHYKPDFKTQQPFQQINTKYDNIKVQTTDNPKNDISQLFTEYNFEEIKKYNGYGNKWFYYLANLKGIDKDFYRVGDPYFFDFQTIIFRLVDDLKNNSGLVRERSLFSSNRKAILLENVFKNQYIQAKSWLKRDDIKEIFIKYLILYLNKFNLGIKKINIDWSSSTIKESIDKNTNFVSFKIKDIITFENKSIITDEIRNKTFYINNFRNYATNLKFGVGESGLKEKLPLFNDYVQNPLLNISSLKFLPVVDNINNFIKGYGSLNYWNSRGIVYLFSKFKNQILSLDIPDIYKENDLKYEIEDVKFTNYFATDQIIKLIIKVIKKDGSFKRYVLLSSNFDDHGHYLRAIALKNLPINLLKPQDYYIYSEHQLAQIKGIKIADFIDIDPNKPFKNLVQNAIDKVYEKWNNRNSVDVISIKKTDESLQVLVAYLNNYLLSYAIENDGNKIHSGIKKIELANISSDEPGTLVLNLEAFKFLDENDINFTNENEKPFYQFSIKLNGFKNYKGTSPNSFSLISKGEVK, from the coding sequence ATGAGAAATAGAAAAAAATTTCTCATTTTTCTACCCCTAATTTTACTCCCTGTTCCAACTTTGGCAGCTGCATGTCAGCAAACTCAAAAGGGTATTCAAATCGATGAAAACATTATCAACAAAAAATATTTGTCAAATTTAACGTTGCAACAAATTGCTTCATTAAATGAAATTAAACAATTTTTATTTAACAATGAAAAAGGTAATAAAGTATATTTATCAGTTAAGCAAATAGATGAAAGACAAAATGATTTGATTTTTGAAAATGATTTACACTATAAACCTGATTTTAAAACACAACAACCATTTCAACAAATTAACACTAAATATGACAATATTAAAGTTCAAACAACTGACAACCCAAAAAATGATATTTCACAACTTTTCACTGAATATAATTTTGAAGAGATCAAAAAATATAATGGTTATGGAAATAAATGATTTTACTACCTAGCTAATCTCAAGGGGATTGATAAGGATTTTTATAGAGTAGGTGACCCTTATTTTTTTGATTTTCAAACAATAATTTTTCGATTAGTTGATGATTTAAAAAATAATTCTGGACTCGTAAGAGAGCGGAGTCTTTTTAGTAGTAATAGAAAAGCTATTTTACTTGAAAATGTATTCAAAAACCAATACATTCAAGCAAAATCGTGACTTAAAAGAGATGATATCAAAGAAATTTTTATTAAATACTTAATTTTATATTTAAATAAATTTAATCTTGGAATTAAAAAAATTAATATCGATTGATCGTCAAGCACAATTAAAGAAAGTATTGACAAAAACACTAATTTTGTCAGTTTTAAAATAAAGGACATCATTACTTTTGAAAATAAAAGCATTATCACTGATGAAATTCGCAACAAAACTTTTTACATCAATAATTTCCGTAATTATGCAACCAATCTTAAATTTGGTGTTGGAGAGTCAGGACTAAAAGAAAAATTGCCACTGTTCAATGACTATGTACAAAATCCACTACTGAATATTAGTAGCTTAAAGTTTTTACCGGTTGTTGACAATATTAATAATTTCATTAAGGGATATGGTAGCCTTAATTATTGAAATTCTCGTGGAATTGTTTACCTATTTTCAAAATTTAAAAATCAAATTTTATCATTAGACATTCCTGATATCTATAAAGAAAATGATCTAAAATATGAAATTGAAGATGTTAAATTTACTAATTATTTTGCAACCGATCAAATTATTAAATTAATTATTAAAGTCATTAAAAAAGATGGCAGTTTTAAGCGTTATGTTCTACTAAGTTCTAATTTCGATGATCACGGTCATTATTTGCGAGCAATAGCCTTGAAAAATTTGCCAATCAATTTACTAAAACCACAAGATTATTACATTTATTCAGAGCATCAACTTGCGCAAATAAAAGGCATTAAAATAGCTGATTTTATCGATATAGATCCTAATAAACCGTTTAAAAATTTAGTCCAAAATGCAATTGATAAGGTTTATGAGAAATGAAATAATCGTAATTCAGTTGATGTTATCTCAATTAAAAAAACTGATGAAAGTTTACAGGTTTTAGTGGCATATTTAAACAATTATTTACTTTCATATGCAATTGAAAATGATGGTAATAAAATTCATAGTGGTATTAAAAAAATTGAATTAGCTAATATTAGTAGTGATGAACCCGGAACATTAGTACTTAACCTAGAAGCATTTAAATTTTTAGATGAAAATGACATAAATTTTACTAATGAAAATGAAAAACCTTTTTATCAATTTTCAATTAAATTAAACGGCTTTAAAAACTACAAAGGTACTAGCCCCAATTCCTTTAGTTTAATAAGTAAAGGAGAAGTAAAATAA
- the lon gene encoding endopeptidase La, protein MKIPFIAIKNQIILPFGIENEKIRVGKPTSVSALFESIEKYQNKILIAFIKRDVDIKNEPNIGQLEEYGVIAEIVAKEDNNGIYDLLLKSGDRQKIISLETKQGSDKDNNHVIYANTEEEILENKNIKTISDKFKKVSMIIRKLSAPHFDPTEDSMKTNGNFKAISNFLSSYKNDINIADYSLISWKTINYMRSSFSTIELLKFINYSNLDIRFDEILKKLINRIKFDEIESEINSNLRGDMETQQREFFLREKLRQINKMLNEDEGGNKLVDSIEENDALKKQYPQYVLDALRSEQNRMSSMMPSSPEANISKTYIDLLLNLPWRKVSKEIIDIDFVRKILDRDHYGLKKPKERILEFISVLTHTKGKSSKNEYIAIKNDPEHFIDTNLFVTQAGQTNNNPVNNIPILTLIGPPGTGKTTLAKSIAEALKRKFIKVSLGGVKDESEIRGHRRTYVGAMPGKIISAIKKSRVSNPVILLDEIDKMSSDFRGDPTSAMLEVLDPEQNANFQDHYLDLEYDLSKVLFIATANSYDTIPAPLIDRVEILELSTYTTKEKIEIAKSYLMPKIYLQNALTEKQMQLSDEVLEFIVRFYTRESGVRELKRILDSIARKIVVQILDKKIKKEFVVTKEAVVDFLGPVKFEDDENENKAQIGVVNGLAYTSFGGSTLAIEVTTFPGKDGLKLTGQLKDVMKESAQIALAYVRSNAKKFGIDFDFENNSIHIHVPAGAIPKDGPSAGVTFTTSIISALTKKPVPAIVGMTGEITLRGKVLPIGGLKEKSLAATQFGIKKIFIPNDNFKNLVDVPQEVKKEVQFIPVKYYDEIYQEIFK, encoded by the coding sequence ATGAAAATTCCATTTATAGCGATTAAAAATCAAATTATCTTACCATTCGGTATTGAGAATGAAAAAATAAGAGTTGGCAAGCCTACATCTGTTAGTGCTCTTTTTGAGTCAATCGAAAAATATCAAAATAAAATTTTAATTGCCTTTATCAAAAGAGATGTTGATATTAAAAACGAGCCTAATATCGGCCAATTAGAAGAATATGGAGTAATTGCCGAAATTGTTGCAAAAGAAGATAACAACGGAATTTACGATCTTCTACTAAAATCAGGCGACCGTCAAAAAATTATTAGTCTTGAAACAAAACAAGGTTCAGATAAGGATAATAATCACGTAATTTATGCTAATACTGAAGAAGAAATTTTAGAAAACAAAAACATTAAAACTATTAGCGATAAATTTAAAAAAGTTTCAATGATTATTAGAAAATTATCAGCTCCACATTTTGACCCGACTGAAGATAGTATGAAAACAAATGGAAATTTCAAGGCAATTTCTAATTTTTTGAGTTCTTATAAAAATGATATTAATATCGCTGATTATTCATTAATTTCATGAAAAACTATTAACTATATGCGTAGTAGTTTTTCAACCATTGAACTACTTAAATTTATAAACTATAGTAATTTAGATATTAGATTTGACGAAATTTTGAAGAAATTGATTAATAGAATTAAATTTGATGAAATTGAAAGTGAAATCAATAGCAACCTTCGTGGCGATATGGAAACACAGCAACGTGAATTCTTCTTGCGTGAAAAATTACGTCAAATTAATAAAATGCTAAATGAAGATGAAGGTGGTAACAAATTAGTTGATAGCATCGAAGAAAATGATGCATTAAAAAAACAATATCCACAATATGTTTTAGATGCACTAAGAAGTGAACAAAACCGTATGTCTTCAATGATGCCTTCAAGTCCAGAAGCTAACATTTCCAAAACATACATCGATCTTCTACTAAATCTACCATGAAGAAAAGTAAGTAAAGAAATTATTGACATTGATTTTGTTAGAAAGATTCTTGACAGAGATCACTACGGTCTTAAGAAACCAAAGGAAAGAATTTTGGAATTTATTTCTGTCTTAACTCACACTAAAGGCAAATCTTCGAAAAATGAATATATTGCAATCAAAAATGATCCAGAACATTTTATCGATACAAATCTATTTGTTACACAAGCTGGTCAAACAAATAATAACCCAGTTAATAATATTCCTATTTTAACTTTAATTGGTCCTCCAGGAACTGGTAAAACTACTTTAGCTAAATCAATAGCTGAAGCATTAAAAAGAAAGTTTATTAAAGTTTCATTAGGTGGGGTTAAAGATGAAAGTGAAATAAGGGGACACAGAAGAACCTATGTTGGTGCAATGCCTGGGAAAATTATTTCAGCAATTAAAAAATCTCGTGTTTCTAATCCCGTTATTCTATTAGATGAAATTGACAAAATGTCATCAGATTTTCGTGGTGATCCAACAAGTGCTATGCTTGAGGTTCTTGATCCTGAACAAAACGCTAACTTCCAAGATCACTATCTTGATTTGGAATATGATTTGTCAAAAGTTCTATTTATTGCTACTGCTAACTCATATGACACCATTCCTGCTCCTTTAATTGATAGGGTTGAAATTCTTGAATTATCAACATACACAACAAAAGAAAAAATAGAAATTGCTAAATCATATCTAATGCCAAAAATATATTTACAAAATGCCTTAACTGAAAAGCAAATGCAATTAAGTGATGAAGTTTTAGAATTTATTGTAAGATTCTACACTCGCGAAAGTGGAGTTCGTGAATTAAAAAGAATTCTTGACAGTATTGCCAGAAAAATTGTTGTGCAAATCCTAGATAAGAAAATCAAAAAAGAATTTGTGGTAACCAAAGAAGCAGTTGTAGACTTTTTAGGACCAGTTAAATTTGAAGATGATGAAAATGAAAACAAAGCCCAAATTGGGGTTGTTAACGGTTTAGCATATACAAGTTTTGGTGGCTCTACTTTAGCAATTGAAGTAACAACATTCCCAGGCAAAGATGGTTTAAAACTAACCGGTCAGCTAAAGGATGTTATGAAAGAATCAGCACAAATTGCTTTAGCTTATGTAAGATCTAATGCTAAAAAATTTGGAATTGATTTTGATTTTGAAAATAACTCAATTCATATTCACGTACCTGCTGGGGCCATTCCAAAAGATGGACCTAGTGCCGGAGTTACTTTTACAACTTCAATTATTAGTGCTTTAACTAAAAAACCAGTACCTGCTATTGTTGGTATGACAGGTGAAATTACTTTAAGAGGAAAAGTTTTACCAATTGGTGGTTTAAAAGAAAAATCACTTGCAGCAACACAATTCGGAATTAAGAAGATTTTTATTCCAAATGATAACTTTAAAAATCTAGTTGATGTTCCACAAGAAGTTAAAAAAGAAGTTCAATTTATTCCAGTTAAATACTACGACGAAATCTATCAAGAAATATTTAAATAA
- the gap gene encoding type I glyceraldehyde-3-phosphate dehydrogenase encodes MKAKIAINGFGRIGRLIFREIYNDPELEVVAINDLTNASTLAHLLKYDTAHGIMNEEISSTENSIIVGKKSFPIYSEKDPAMLPWKKLKVDIVVEATGRFVTSELAQLHLDAGAKKVFISAPSKSNDVKTIVYSVNENTLDKDDKIISGASCTTNSLAPVVNVLEKEFGIEKGYMTTIHSYTADQRLQDAPHSDLRRARAAASNMIPTSTGAAKAIGKVIPSLSGKMNGIALRVPTITGSIVDLTVELKKDVTVEEINEAVKKNISESLEYTDAPIVSSDVIGSKAGSIFDSQLTSVIEVDGKKMYKVYSWYDNESSFVHQYVRTLKYLAKLK; translated from the coding sequence ATGAAAGCAAAAATTGCAATTAATGGCTTTGGAAGAATTGGTCGTCTAATTTTTAGAGAAATCTACAATGACCCTGAGCTAGAAGTTGTTGCTATTAATGACTTAACTAACGCTTCAACTTTAGCACACTTATTAAAATATGATACAGCCCATGGCATTATGAATGAAGAAATTTCTAGCACAGAAAATTCAATCATTGTTGGTAAAAAATCATTTCCTATTTATAGCGAAAAAGACCCAGCAATGTTACCATGAAAAAAATTAAAAGTAGATATTGTTGTTGAAGCAACCGGAAGATTTGTAACTTCTGAATTGGCACAACTACATCTAGATGCTGGAGCTAAAAAAGTATTTATTAGTGCCCCTTCAAAAAGTAATGATGTAAAAACTATTGTTTACTCAGTTAATGAAAATACATTAGATAAAGATGACAAAATTATTTCAGGTGCTTCATGTACTACTAACTCATTAGCACCAGTTGTTAATGTTTTAGAAAAAGAATTTGGAATTGAAAAGGGATATATGACAACTATTCACTCATATACCGCTGATCAAAGATTACAAGATGCACCTCATAGTGATTTAAGAAGAGCGCGGGCAGCAGCTTCAAATATGATTCCAACTTCAACTGGTGCCGCTAAAGCTATCGGCAAAGTTATTCCAAGTTTAAGTGGAAAAATGAATGGAATTGCCCTAAGAGTTCCAACTATAACTGGATCAATCGTTGACTTAACAGTTGAACTTAAAAAAGATGTAACTGTTGAAGAAATTAATGAAGCAGTTAAGAAAAACATTTCTGAATCATTAGAATATACTGATGCTCCAATCGTTTCAAGTGACGTTATTGGTTCAAAAGCTGGTTCAATTTTTGATAGCCAATTAACATCAGTTATTGAAGTTGATGGTAAGAAAATGTACAAAGTTTATTCATGATATGATAACGAAAGCTCATTTGTACATCAATATGTTAGAACATTAAAATACTTAGCTAAGTTAAAATAG
- a CDS encoding DnaD domain protein — protein MESFFYVENSVDINVFDLENLRLLYRPLVGNDGILLYEFLFDSNNLHHNQQIELNLILESLDFDENKLLEVKSRLESIGLIRSYNVNKNEFLFELIKPLSANQLVSNSFLSNQLIQKIGEDRYLRIVSAKINPKFDKSKMSECSRKAYEVYSNEDFNSILKNDKINILARNLNFLKKTATPDQFISSYTNLSLSPSQIKMIDKLKKLKFDNACINAFINYSINVNHSIVCAYIEKIATTYAHRNLFCADSIDLELSAAILAKQKNNSYNNKNKIYSSNDDDNELEWEN, from the coding sequence ATGGAAAGTTTTTTTTATGTCGAAAATTCAGTTGATATTAATGTTTTTGATTTAGAAAATTTAAGGTTGTTATATCGTCCTTTAGTTGGCAATGACGGAATTTTGCTATATGAATTTTTATTTGACTCTAACAATTTGCACCATAATCAGCAAATTGAATTGAATCTTATTTTAGAATCATTAGATTTTGATGAAAATAAATTATTAGAAGTTAAATCTAGATTAGAATCAATTGGTTTAATTAGATCATATAACGTAAATAAAAATGAGTTTCTATTTGAACTTATTAAACCATTATCGGCTAATCAGCTAGTTAGCAACTCATTTCTATCAAACCAATTAATTCAAAAAATTGGTGAAGATCGTTATTTGAGAATTGTTAGCGCAAAAATTAACCCAAAATTTGATAAATCTAAAATGTCAGAATGTTCTAGAAAAGCATATGAAGTTTATAGCAATGAAGATTTTAATTCAATTTTAAAAAATGACAAAATTAATATTCTTGCGCGTAATTTAAATTTTCTAAAAAAAACTGCAACTCCAGATCAGTTTATTTCTTCTTATACTAATCTTTCGTTAAGTCCAAGTCAAATTAAAATGATTGATAAACTAAAAAAGTTAAAATTTGATAATGCTTGCATTAATGCTTTTATTAATTATTCCATTAATGTAAACCATTCGATTGTTTGTGCATATATTGAAAAAATTGCCACAACCTATGCCCACCGTAATTTATTTTGCGCTGATTCAATTGATTTGGAACTTTCAGCTGCTATTTTAGCTAAACAAAAAAATAACTCTTATAATAATAAAAATAAAATTTATAGTAGTAATGACGATGATAATGAACTGGAATGAGAAAATTAA
- the hrcA gene encoding heat-inducible transcriptional repressor HrcA, with amino-acid sequence MNHDFKDEKINAKLAHYFKLIVDMYIETGEPVGSQKLVEEQKLNCSSATIRNIMAELEKRNFLEKPHTSGGRVPSAKGLEYYAKNLVYNPLEYFDERLEDLLAKRRISIDSTLDEAAKIVGQMAGFAIVATSNNLYETLKSIQLTALNSASAVVVLVTSGGNVQNKIFNFDNGVELNDLRIAIRLFKERLIDTPLIELASKIQSLSPIFSKQIKNYEVIMQKFIKTIFRFEEKIENKAFNKSAIILSEKISREEIAKLFDLIENHSVWEAIENNLDDENNIKLDVSRPNLNIISKKIDFVNSENIKEISIVGPKNLDFKESFEAINILEKIIKDRNGNKDE; translated from the coding sequence ATGAATCACGATTTTAAAGATGAAAAAATAAATGCAAAATTAGCCCACTATTTCAAGTTAATTGTCGATATGTACATTGAAACAGGTGAACCAGTTGGTTCGCAAAAACTTGTTGAAGAGCAAAAATTAAATTGCTCATCGGCAACAATTAGAAATATTATGGCAGAACTTGAAAAACGTAATTTTTTAGAAAAACCACACACCTCAGGTGGTAGAGTTCCTTCGGCAAAGGGACTTGAATATTATGCTAAAAATTTGGTATACAATCCTCTTGAATATTTTGATGAACGTTTAGAAGATCTTTTAGCTAAGAGAAGAATAAGCATTGATTCAACATTAGATGAAGCAGCAAAAATTGTTGGACAAATGGCAGGATTTGCCATTGTTGCTACATCTAATAATTTATATGAAACTTTGAAAAGCATTCAACTAACAGCTTTGAATAGTGCTTCAGCGGTTGTTGTATTAGTAACAAGCGGCGGCAATGTTCAAAATAAAATCTTTAACTTTGACAATGGTGTTGAACTTAATGATTTACGAATTGCTATTAGGTTGTTTAAAGAACGCTTAATTGATACTCCCTTAATTGAACTTGCTTCTAAAATTCAATCATTATCGCCAATTTTTAGCAAGCAAATAAAAAATTATGAAGTAATTATGCAGAAATTTATTAAGACTATTTTTAGGTTTGAGGAAAAAATTGAAAATAAAGCCTTCAACAAAAGTGCTATAATTTTATCTGAAAAAATTTCACGAGAAGAGATAGCAAAACTGTTTGATTTAATAGAAAATCATTCTGTGTGAGAAGCGATAGAAAACAATTTAGATGATGAAAATAACATTAAATTAGATGTATCCAGACCTAATTTGAATATTATTTCCAAAAAAATTGATTTTGTAAACAGTGAAAACATTAAAGAAATTAGCATAGTTGGACCTAAAAATTTAGACTTTAAAGAATCATTTGAAGCAATAAATATTTTAGAAAAAATTATTAAAGATAGGAACGGGAACAAAGATGAGTAA
- the whiA gene encoding DNA-binding protein WhiA, translating into MPISSFAYEVKKNIISRKLSKYEKSDLLNGIISTARIEKNTAYIIINNLEIFDYLKGLLIQMKVKYKNPRKNAFLIDLNSFRHHNFKKERDYFSGVFLATGSINRPSSVQNHLELKFYESSYAYEALEILNKYNMHFKIYLRKERYLIYIKKIEDICDFLKAIDAQEAYYHLEDSKIERDFFNNANRITNSDIYNQQRIANANMGFLHNYDFIKKNHLEGHFNKDEILFFDIKEQNIDLSLNDLVHRIKQFGITKSRSALNHSLIKLRKLVDKLETK; encoded by the coding sequence ATGCCAATTTCGTCATTTGCTTATGAAGTTAAAAAAAATATTATTAGTCGCAAATTAAGTAAGTATGAAAAAAGTGATTTATTAAATGGGATTATATCCACAGCACGAATCGAAAAAAATACTGCTTATATTATTATTAATAATTTGGAAATCTTTGATTATCTAAAAGGTTTATTAATTCAAATGAAAGTAAAATATAAAAATCCGCGAAAAAATGCTTTCCTAATTGATCTAAATTCTTTTCGCCACCACAACTTTAAAAAAGAGCGTGATTATTTTTCGGGAGTTTTCTTAGCAACTGGTTCAATTAATAGGCCAAGTAGTGTTCAAAACCACTTAGAGTTGAAATTTTATGAATCATCATACGCCTATGAGGCCTTAGAAATTTTAAATAAATACAATATGCATTTTAAAATTTATTTGCGAAAAGAAAGATATTTGATCTATATTAAAAAAATCGAAGATATCTGTGATTTTTTAAAAGCAATTGACGCACAAGAGGCGTATTACCATCTCGAAGATTCAAAAATTGAACGTGATTTTTTTAATAACGCTAATCGAATTACCAATTCTGACATTTATAACCAACAAAGAATTGCTAATGCTAATATGGGCTTTTTACATAATTATGATTTTATTAAAAAAAATCACCTTGAAGGGCATTTTAACAAGGATGAAATTCTTTTTTTTGATATCAAAGAGCAAAATATTGACCTTAGTCTCAATGATTTAGTTCACCGAATTAAACAGTTTGGAATTACGAAATCACGATCAGCACTAAATCATTCATTAATAAAATTAAGAAAATTAGTAGATAAGTTAGAAACTAAATAA
- a CDS encoding nucleotide exchange factor GrpE yields the protein MSNKINEFDYVEFVVLDKPKKHYNDEEVQKGFFKTNTFSKEIEEAFETMEIDENNEIKCKLEQGDSIIRIIKKTETPELYRSVLENYNRSHNDVIEAQTKAVSLLQKVEQLNSEIVENEKSFRKQLIEFQEKAQNQLNEHKQKNDEHIANQTKEIKDYALQSFLEDLLTPLNNLEIAVNSAKGIDNSIVQNFVRGFEMLCNQIDVIMNEHGVEKIIPAIGDKFDPNIHQAFEVTEEGNESESIVMVKNIGYKLHNRTIKPALVIVKK from the coding sequence ATGAGTAACAAAATAAATGAATTTGACTATGTTGAATTTGTGGTTTTAGATAAACCAAAAAAACATTATAATGATGAAGAAGTTCAAAAGGGATTTTTTAAAACAAATACTTTTAGTAAAGAAATCGAAGAAGCATTTGAAACAATGGAAATTGATGAAAATAATGAAATCAAATGCAAATTGGAACAAGGAGATTCAATAATTAGAATTATTAAAAAAACCGAAACTCCAGAACTTTATAGAAGTGTTCTTGAAAATTACAATAGATCACATAATGATGTAATAGAAGCTCAAACAAAAGCAGTTAGTTTATTGCAAAAAGTAGAGCAACTAAATTCTGAAATTGTTGAAAATGAAAAGAGTTTTAGAAAACAATTAATTGAATTCCAAGAAAAAGCTCAAAATCAATTAAATGAGCATAAACAAAAAAATGATGAGCATATTGCTAACCAAACAAAAGAAATAAAAGATTATGCTTTACAATCTTTTTTAGAAGATCTTTTAACACCATTAAACAATTTAGAAATTGCCGTTAATAGTGCTAAAGGAATTGATAATTCAATCGTTCAAAACTTTGTTCGTGGATTTGAGATGCTATGTAATCAAATCGACGTTATAATGAATGAACATGGTGTGGAAAAAATTATTCCTGCTATCGGCGATAAATTTGATCCTAACATTCACCAAGCATTTGAAGTAACTGAAGAAGGCAATGAATCTGAATCAATTGTTATGGTTAAGAATATCGGATATAAACTTCACAATCGAACTATTAAACCTGCATTGGTAATTGTGAAAAAATAG